The genomic DNA GAAATAACATCACAGAGGTTTAATTCCCAAAGTGTTTCTTTACATTTGTAGCTTTTTATGAAAGCTCTCTTAGGATCATATCCACATATTAGAAGTCATTATATCGCTTTTCTAAAGCGGTTGTTGATGATATTATTGGTGTTAGTTCTTTCGAGAGTGAGCTTGTATGTTTTCAATTTCCAACTGTTTTCTGGATTTACTACTAGCGATATTGCATGGGCAATTTTTGTAGGCTTACGTTTCGATTTGAGTGTGTTGTTTATGCTGAGCGCCTTGTTTATTATTGGAAATACCATTCCAATGCCCTTTAGGAGCGCTAAAGTATTTCAGGCTATTATAAAGGTGCCTACCTTAATAGCCTTAACCTTGGCCATCTTTTTGAATTTGTCCGATGCTATTTATTATCGATTCACTTTAAAAAGGATGACCTTTGATATATTTTCCTATTTGTCCTCTATGGAGACATTTTGGGAAGTGGCACCTCGTTTTTTAGTAGATTTCTGGTATGCTTTTTTAATGGCGATAGTACTTTTGGTTTTCTTGGTGTTCTCTTTTAATGGAGTGCGTGTTAAAGTCAATAGAAATCCATGGAGTATCAAGACTTTTATATTGCAGACAGTGATTTTTATAGTCTCGATGGGGATTGTAATTATTGGAATTAGAGGCGGTTTTCAATTGAAACCCATAAATATAGTAGATGCCAGTTTACACGCACCTGCTCGTCTTTCTCCTGTTGTCTTAAATACTCCTTTTACTATCATTAAATCGGTAGGACAAACGGGTTTGGAATTAAAAAGTGATTTTACGGAAGTCGAATTAGAAAAAAACTACCAACCTGTTCAATCATATCCTCCTCTAGATTCGGTTCCTGAGCCTATCAAGAATGTGGTGGTTTTAATTTTAGAGAGCTTCTCCTCTGAACATATTGGTTATTTGAGTCATCAGAAAAGTTTTACCCCATTTCTGGATAGTTTGTTCGAGCATAGTTTGGTGTTTTCGGGAATTGCCAATGGAAAGAGAAGTATCGAAGGAATACCAGCCATTTTATCTGCTTTACCTACTTTGTCGGACGAGTCGTTCTTAAACAGTCCTTATGCAGGAAATCAGATTGAAGGTTTAGCTCATAGTCTGAATCATTATAACTATCAAACTGCTTTTTTTCATGGAGGAAATAATGGAACCATGAGCTTTGATGCCTATGCTAGTGCCGCTGGATTTCAAGAGTATTATGGGAAGAACGAGTATCCAAATCCAGAGGATTATGATGGGCATTGGGGAATTTGGGATGAAAAGTATCTGCAATATTTTACTGAAGAATTGACTGAATTTAAAGAACCTTTTTTAGCGGCCTTGTTTACTTTGTCTTCCCATCATCCTTATCAAATTCCGGCTGAGTATACAGGTAAATTCCCCAAGGGAAAACTGCAAATTCAACAAGCCATTGCTTATAGTGATTTTGCTTTGAAGCAGTTTTTTACATCTGCTAAAACCAAAAATTGGTATCAAAATACTTTGTTTGTGATTACTGCCGATCATACCAGCGAAGGGGCAGAGGCGGCATACCAAAATAGTTTGGGTCAATTTAGTATTCCCATAGCATTTTTTGCTCCTGGAGATACTTTAATGACTCGTCGTTCTAAAAAGAAACTCGTCCAACAAACTGATATTTATCCTTCTATATTACATTATTTAGGAATGCAGGATAGTATTATTGCTTTCGGTAATTCTATCTT from Lentimicrobium sp. L6 includes the following:
- a CDS encoding LTA synthase family protein, translating into MILLVLVLSRVSLYVFNFQLFSGFTTSDIAWAIFVGLRFDLSVLFMLSALFIIGNTIPMPFRSAKVFQAIIKVPTLIALTLAIFLNLSDAIYYRFTLKRMTFDIFSYLSSMETFWEVAPRFLVDFWYAFLMAIVLLVFLVFSFNGVRVKVNRNPWSIKTFILQTVIFIVSMGIVIIGIRGGFQLKPINIVDASLHAPARLSPVVLNTPFTIIKSVGQTGLELKSDFTEVELEKNYQPVQSYPPLDSVPEPIKNVVVLILESFSSEHIGYLSHQKSFTPFLDSLFEHSLVFSGIANGKRSIEGIPAILSALPTLSDESFLNSPYAGNQIEGLAHSLNHYNYQTAFFHGGNNGTMSFDAYASAAGFQEYYGKNEYPNPEDYDGHWGIWDEKYLQYFTEELTEFKEPFLAALFTLSSHHPYQIPAEYTGKFPKGKLQIQQAIAYSDFALKQFFTSAKTKNWYQNTLFVITADHTSEGAEAAYQNSLGQFSIPIAFFAPGDTLMTRRSKKKLVQQTDIYPSILHYLGMQDSIIAFGNSIFEGSSRIFAVNYFNGNLQMMDEEYLLQMEDGNPKSLYEYRKDSLLKNNVLNKRDINDLVTFEKAFQQQYNNRMIQNQIRIKNHE